In a genomic window of Mycolicibacillus parakoreensis:
- the rplQ gene encoding 50S ribosomal protein L17 yields MPKPTKGPRLGGSSSHQKAILANLATSLFEHGRIRTTEAKARALRPYAEKLITHAKKGALHNRREVLKKIRDKDVVHILFAEIGPHFADRNGGYTRIIKIEPRQGDNAPMAVIELVQEKTVTSEADRARRSAAKTAADNARAKTAAEQTGAEAEAESQAGADAEAEEPVAPAEDAAEQTGETADDTDDA; encoded by the coding sequence ATGCCCAAGCCCACCAAGGGTCCCCGCCTCGGCGGGTCCTCCTCGCACCAGAAGGCGATTCTGGCGAACCTGGCCACGTCCTTGTTCGAGCATGGCCGGATCCGGACGACCGAAGCCAAGGCACGGGCATTGCGGCCCTACGCCGAGAAGCTGATCACCCACGCCAAGAAGGGTGCGCTGCACAACCGGCGTGAGGTGCTCAAAAAGATCCGCGACAAGGACGTGGTGCACATCCTGTTCGCCGAGATCGGCCCGCACTTCGCCGACCGCAACGGCGGGTACACCCGCATCATCAAAATCGAGCCGCGCCAGGGCGACAACGCGCCGATGGCGGTGATCGAGCTGGTGCAGGAGAAGACGGTCACCTCCGAGGCCGACCGGGCGCGCCGGTCGGCGGCCAAGACCGCCGCCGACAACGCGCGGGCCAAGACCGCCGCCGAGCAGACCGGGGCCGAGGCGGAAGCCGAGTCGCAGGCCGGGGCGGACGCCGAGGCCGAGGAGCCCGTGGCGCCGGCCGAGGACGCCGCGGAGCAGACCGGCGAGACCGCGGACGACACCGACGACGCCTGA
- a CDS encoding DNA-directed RNA polymerase subunit alpha produces the protein MLISQRPTLSEEVIAENRSQFIIEPLEPGFGYTLGNSLRRTLLSSIPGAAVTSIRIDGVLHEFTTVPGVKEDVTDIILNLKGLVVSSEEDEPVTMYLRKQGPGSVTAGDIVPPAGVTVHNPDMHVATLNDKGKLEVELVVERGRGYVPAVQNKATGAEIGRIPVDSIYSPVLKVTYKVEATRVEQRTDFDKLILDVETKNSITARDALASAGKTLVELFGLARELNVEAEGIEIGPSPAEADHIASFALPIDDLDLTVRSYNCLKREGVHTVGELVARTESDLLDIRNFGQKSIDEVKVKLHQLGLALKDSPASFDPSEVAGYDAASGTWATDVTYDDQDYAETEQL, from the coding sequence ATGCTGATCTCGCAGCGTCCCACCCTGTCCGAAGAGGTCATCGCCGAGAACCGGTCGCAGTTCATCATCGAGCCGCTCGAGCCCGGGTTCGGCTACACCCTGGGCAACTCGTTGCGGCGCACCCTGCTGTCGTCGATCCCCGGCGCGGCGGTCACCAGCATCCGCATCGACGGCGTCCTGCACGAGTTCACCACCGTGCCGGGGGTCAAAGAGGACGTCACCGACATCATCTTGAACCTCAAGGGCCTGGTCGTGTCCTCCGAGGAGGACGAGCCGGTCACCATGTACCTGCGCAAGCAGGGGCCCGGGTCGGTCACCGCCGGCGACATCGTGCCGCCGGCCGGGGTCACCGTGCACAACCCGGACATGCACGTCGCCACGCTGAACGACAAGGGCAAGCTCGAGGTCGAGCTGGTCGTCGAGCGGGGCCGCGGCTACGTGCCCGCCGTGCAGAACAAGGCCACCGGCGCCGAGATCGGCCGCATCCCGGTCGACTCCATCTACTCGCCGGTGCTCAAGGTGACCTACAAGGTGGAGGCCACCCGCGTCGAGCAGCGCACCGACTTCGACAAGCTGATCCTCGACGTCGAGACCAAGAACTCGATCACCGCCCGCGATGCGCTGGCGTCGGCCGGCAAGACCCTGGTGGAGCTGTTCGGGCTGGCCCGCGAGCTCAACGTCGAGGCCGAGGGCATCGAGATCGGGCCGTCGCCGGCCGAGGCCGACCACATCGCGTCGTTCGCGCTGCCGATCGACGACCTGGACCTGACCGTGCGCTCCTACAACTGCCTCAAGCGTGAGGGCGTGCACACCGTCGGCGAGCTGGTCGCGCGCACCGAGTCCGACCTGCTCGACATCCGCAACTTCGGTCAGAAGTCGATCGACGAGGTGAAGGTCAAGCTGCACCAGCTGGGCCTGGCGCTCAAGGACAGCCCGGCCAGCTTCGACCCGTCGGAGGTCGCCGGCTACGACGCGGCCAGCGGCACCTGGGCGACCGACGTCACCTACGACGACCAGGACTACGCCGAAACCGAGCAGCTGTAG
- the rpsD gene encoding 30S ribosomal protein S4 → MARYTGPATRKSRRLGVDLIGGDQAFEKRPYPPGQHGRARVKESEFRLQLQEKQKARFTYGVMEKQFRRYYEEAASRAAKTGDELLKILESRLDNVVYRAGLARTRRMARQLVSHGHFTVNGVKVDIPSYRVSQYDIIDVREKSLNTLPFQIARETAGERPIPAWLQVVGERQRILVHQLPERAQIDIPLTEQLIVEFYSK, encoded by the coding sequence ATGGCTCGTTACACCGGACCCGCCACCCGCAAATCGCGTCGACTCGGTGTCGACCTGATCGGCGGCGACCAGGCCTTCGAGAAGCGCCCCTACCCGCCCGGCCAGCACGGCCGCGCCCGGGTCAAGGAGAGCGAATTCCGGCTGCAGCTGCAGGAGAAGCAGAAAGCCCGCTTCACCTACGGCGTGATGGAAAAGCAGTTCCGCCGTTACTACGAGGAGGCCGCCAGCCGCGCCGCCAAGACCGGCGATGAGCTGCTGAAGATCCTCGAGAGCCGGCTGGACAACGTCGTCTACCGCGCCGGGCTGGCCCGGACCCGTCGGATGGCCCGCCAGCTGGTCAGCCACGGCCACTTCACCGTCAACGGGGTCAAGGTCGACATCCCCAGCTACCGGGTGTCGCAGTACGACATCATCGATGTGCGGGAGAAATCGCTGAACACCCTGCCGTTCCAGATCGCCCGCGAGACCGCCGGCGAGCGTCCGATCCCCGCCTGGTTGCAGGTGGTCGGGGAGCGGCAGCGCATCCTGGTCCACCAGCTGCCGGAGCGAGCACAGATCGACATCCCGCTCACCGAGCAGCTGATCGTCGAGTTCTACTCGAAGTAG
- the rpsK gene encoding 30S ribosomal protein S11: MATKKASSSAKKGQKSRRREKKNVPHGAAHIKSTFNNTIVTITDPAGNVLAWASSGHVGFKGSRKSTPFAAQLAAENAARKAQEHGVRKVDVFVKGPGSGRETAIRSLQAAGLEVGAISDVTPQPHNGCRPPKRRRV, from the coding sequence ATGGCAACGAAGAAAGCGTCGTCCTCCGCCAAGAAGGGGCAGAAGTCCCGTCGGCGGGAGAAGAAGAACGTTCCGCACGGTGCCGCGCACATCAAGAGCACCTTCAACAACACCATCGTGACGATCACCGACCCCGCCGGCAACGTGCTGGCCTGGGCGTCCTCCGGCCACGTCGGGTTCAAGGGCTCGCGCAAGTCGACCCCGTTCGCCGCGCAGCTGGCCGCCGAGAACGCCGCCCGCAAGGCCCAGGAGCACGGTGTGCGCAAGGTGGACGTGTTCGTCAAGGGGCCCGGCTCCGGCCGGGAGACCGCGATCCGATCGCTGCAGGCCGCCGGCCTGGAGGTCGGGGCAATTTCCGATGTCACCCCGCAGCCGCACAACGGCTGCCGTCCGCCCAAGCGGCGCCGGGTCTAG
- the rpsM gene encoding 30S ribosomal protein S13, which produces MARLVGVDLPRDKRMEIALTYIYGVGRTRSREILAATGIDKDQRSKDLTDDQLTQLRDYIEGNLKVEGDLRREVQADIRRKIEIGCYQGLRHRRGLPVRGQRTKTNARTRKGPKRTIAGKKKAR; this is translated from the coding sequence ATGGCTCGACTTGTGGGCGTCGATCTGCCGCGTGATAAGCGGATGGAGATCGCGCTGACCTACATCTACGGCGTCGGCCGCACCCGGTCGCGCGAGATCCTCGCGGCCACCGGCATCGACAAGGACCAGCGCAGCAAGGACCTCACCGATGACCAGCTGACCCAGCTGCGTGACTACATCGAAGGCAACCTCAAGGTCGAGGGCGACCTGCGCCGCGAGGTCCAGGCCGACATCCGCCGCAAAATCGAGATCGGCTGCTATCAGGGTCTGCGTCACCGCCGTGGCCTGCCGGTCCGGGGTCAGCGGACCAAGACCAACGCGCGCACCCGCAAGGGGCCCAAGCGCACCATCGCCGGCAAGAAGAAGGCCAGGTAA
- the rpmJ gene encoding 50S ribosomal protein L36, giving the protein MKVNPSVKPICDKCRVIRRHGRVMVICSDPRHKQRQG; this is encoded by the coding sequence GTGAAGGTGAACCCGAGCGTCAAGCCGATCTGCGACAAATGCAGGGTGATCCGCCGGCATGGGCGGGTCATGGTGATCTGCTCCGATCCGCGGCACAAGCAGCGGCAAGGCTAG
- the infA gene encoding translation initiation factor IF-1, which translates to MAKKDGAIEVEGRVVEPLPNAMFRIELENGHKVLAHISGKMRQHYIRILPEDRVVVELSPYDLSRGRIVYRYK; encoded by the coding sequence ATGGCCAAAAAAGACGGCGCCATTGAGGTCGAAGGCCGCGTGGTTGAGCCGCTGCCCAATGCGATGTTCCGCATTGAGTTGGAGAACGGACACAAGGTGCTCGCCCACATCAGTGGCAAGATGCGCCAGCACTACATCCGGATCCTCCCGGAGGACCGGGTGGTCGTGGAGCTGTCCCCCTATGACCTCAGCCGAGGCCGCATTGTCTACCGGTACAAGTAA